One Nostoc sp. UHCC 0302 DNA window includes the following coding sequences:
- a CDS encoding COP23 domain-containing protein, with translation MKLKLFGHGLTGIAIASLSALTTIATINQPSYAGRTTFYCEKSKGVPITFASTQDGRKVPMIKWISQDYFSREWTGERRCQEVSRRFQKSYDNGTLKYIRTGTLRGEPVVCAATSQNAPCTDSTLLFTLKRGSNPKETVRRLLNRRGLVAGNIVNENSESTLNIDFDAYLNNATDEINTESN, from the coding sequence ATGAAACTAAAGTTATTCGGTCATGGGTTGACAGGGATTGCAATAGCTTCGCTGAGTGCGTTGACTACAATTGCAACCATCAATCAGCCTAGCTATGCTGGAAGGACAACCTTCTACTGTGAAAAGAGCAAAGGCGTACCCATAACATTTGCTAGTACCCAGGATGGAAGGAAAGTACCAATGATTAAATGGATTTCTCAAGACTACTTCTCGCGAGAGTGGACAGGTGAACGCCGTTGTCAGGAGGTATCTCGCAGATTTCAAAAGAGCTATGACAACGGTACACTCAAGTACATTAGGACTGGTACGCTTAGAGGAGAACCAGTTGTATGTGCTGCTACTAGCCAAAATGCGCCTTGCACAGATAGCACTTTGTTATTCACCCTCAAGCGTGGGAGTAATCCTAAAGAGACAGTGCGGAGGTTATTGAATCGCCGTGGTTTAGTAGCTGGAAATATAGTAAATGAAAACAGCGAGAGTACGCTAAATATCGATTTTGATGCGTATTTAAACAACGCCACAGACGAGATAAATACTGAGTCGAATTGA
- a CDS encoding tetratricopeptide repeat protein — MKFDYAIAPVIIGVSIALVQPEIAVALSSTEVGKVAKAITVLIDNKNGIGSGVIIQHQSDTYTVLTAKHVVEAQAQYEIVTPDGQRYQLNYNTVKKLPEVDLAVVQFNSKQSYPVAKIGNSDAAAEGATAYVAGFPQATAAISNTIYNFTDGRITANASKALRDGYALVYSNNTLPGMSGGPVLNDQGELVGIHGRGDTTENFQVSEQNPNIVIKTGFNLGIPINTFLKLSTQAGVNIGVSPPSTSVATAPKADNFYIQGGDKYDKGDFKGAAADYTQAIRLNPNYLNAYNNRGLARFNLGDFQGAVDDYNKALKINPKDAEPYNNRGLSRYNLGDKQGAIADYSQAIKLNSNYALAYNNRGIARSNLDDNQGAIADFNQALRINPNFAEAYSGRGLARYQLKDKQGAVADYNQAIKINPKLAPAYTGRGIARSDLGDKQGAIADLNQALQLNPNFAPAYTLRGITRYQLGDKQGAIADLQKAANLNLEQGKTDDYQQLLELIKKLRQ; from the coding sequence ATGAAATTTGATTATGCGATCGCACCTGTAATTATTGGAGTATCAATTGCTCTGGTACAGCCGGAAATTGCCGTGGCACTTTCCTCAACCGAGGTTGGTAAAGTTGCTAAAGCAATCACAGTGCTGATTGATAATAAAAATGGTATTGGTTCCGGGGTAATTATTCAGCACCAGAGCGACACTTACACCGTTCTGACAGCTAAGCACGTGGTTGAAGCTCAAGCTCAATATGAAATTGTCACCCCAGATGGACAGCGCTATCAACTCAACTACAACACTGTCAAAAAGCTGCCAGAAGTAGACTTAGCTGTTGTGCAGTTTAACAGCAAGCAAAGTTATCCTGTTGCTAAAATAGGCAACTCTGATGCAGCCGCAGAAGGTGCAACCGCTTATGTTGCTGGTTTTCCCCAAGCGACGGCAGCAATTTCTAACACTATTTACAATTTCACTGATGGGCGGATTACTGCTAATGCCTCAAAAGCTTTGCGTGATGGCTATGCTTTGGTCTACAGCAATAATACATTACCGGGGATGAGTGGCGGCCCGGTGTTGAATGACCAAGGTGAACTGGTAGGAATTCACGGTCGAGGCGACACTACCGAGAACTTTCAAGTCTCTGAGCAAAATCCCAACATTGTCATTAAGACAGGCTTTAATTTGGGGATTCCGATTAATACCTTTTTGAAATTGTCAACTCAGGCGGGAGTAAATATCGGCGTTAGTCCTCCTAGTACATCTGTAGCCACAGCACCGAAAGCGGACAACTTCTATATTCAAGGTGGAGATAAATACGATAAAGGAGATTTTAAAGGAGCCGCTGCTGATTATACCCAAGCAATTCGCCTCAATCCGAATTATCTCAATGCTTACAACAATCGCGGTCTTGCCCGCTTTAACTTAGGAGACTTCCAAGGGGCAGTTGATGATTATAATAAAGCTCTAAAAATTAATCCCAAAGATGCCGAACCTTATAATAATCGGGGTTTGTCCCGTTATAACTTGGGAGATAAACAAGGAGCGATCGCAGATTACAGCCAAGCCATCAAGCTGAATTCTAACTATGCTTTAGCTTATAATAATCGGGGGATTGCTCGGAGTAATTTAGATGATAATCAAGGAGCAATCGCTGATTTTAACCAAGCTTTGCGAATAAATCCTAACTTTGCTGAAGCGTACAGCGGTCGGGGTCTTGCTCGTTATCAGTTGAAAGATAAGCAAGGTGCAGTTGCAGATTACAATCAAGCCATTAAAATTAATCCCAAACTTGCCCCAGCCTATACTGGTCGAGGCATAGCCCGTTCTGATTTAGGAGACAAGCAAGGGGCAATTGCAGATTTGAACCAAGCCTTACAGCTTAATCCTAACTTCGCTCCAGCCTACACTTTGCGAGGAATTACCCGCTATCAATTGGGAGATAAACAAGGTGCGATCGCTGATTTACAAAAAGCTGCTAACCTGAATCTAGAACAAGGCAAAACAGATGATTATCAACAACTTTTGGAATTAATTAAAAAGCTTCGCCAGTAG
- a CDS encoding NAD(P)H-dependent oxidoreductase, giving the protein MTYTPKILAFAGSTRTDSYNKKLVKIAAEGAKSAGAEVTYIDLRDLPLPLFDEDLEAQEGTPANARTFKDLLISHQGLLIASPEYNSSLTAVLKNAIDWASRPSPGEPPLAAFTGKVAAIMSASPGGLGGLRGLVHLRAILGNIKVLVLPEQVALPQAYQAFNNDGTLKDPKQQESIEKLGESVASILLKLN; this is encoded by the coding sequence ATGACATACACACCGAAAATTCTGGCTTTTGCTGGCAGCACCCGCACCGATTCCTACAACAAAAAATTGGTCAAAATTGCAGCAGAGGGTGCTAAATCCGCAGGTGCAGAAGTCACTTATATAGATTTACGCGATTTGCCTCTACCTCTTTTTGATGAGGATTTGGAAGCCCAAGAAGGAACACCTGCTAACGCCCGCACATTTAAGGACTTGCTGATTTCACATCAAGGATTGTTAATTGCTTCTCCTGAATACAACAGTTCGCTGACAGCAGTTTTGAAGAACGCTATTGACTGGGCATCTCGTCCATCTCCTGGTGAACCTCCGTTGGCTGCTTTTACAGGTAAGGTTGCTGCAATTATGAGTGCTTCACCAGGAGGACTTGGTGGTTTACGAGGATTGGTTCACCTGCGAGCTATTTTAGGCAACATCAAAGTTTTGGTACTTCCAGAGCAAGTAGCCTTACCCCAAGCTTACCAAGCTTTCAATAATGATGGCACACTCAAAGATCCTAAACAGCAGGAATCTATTGAAAAGTTAGGTGAGAGTGTAGCAAGTATATTGCTGAAGCTCAATTAA
- a CDS encoding proton extrusion protein PcxA, which yields MKASFFKKNTGLIRQKLQQYWRSLNHWLLNTPERALLEAYEAAQGIKSIEIQHFGGKKISRESVNFTENVMSYWQGYLSKKLTIIKLRLAEFKLSRGIVTISNADLLEKLNFIDEVIEKYSIADELISDRSVLPTSQPLQINRSEDQTNIDLPIDNRVVDPQLSQKNGAFPRSIGRTINRITADLSPQAEETFLRDYRLSRYRTRTALRFLILLVIVPLLTQYLSKQFLVNPIVERIRGESTTRIFINSDMETEALQELHSYEQKLKFEYLLHIAPPLSSEEVKKEVKNKAIEIAEEFRNKSSSSISNVFADFLSLIAFGVVVALSKKEIVIVKSFIDNIVYGLSDSAKAFLIILFTDIFVGFHSPHGWEVILEELAGHLGLPASRNAIYIFIATFPVILNTIFKYWIFRYLSRLSPSALATLKEMDE from the coding sequence ATGAAAGCTTCATTCTTCAAAAAAAATACAGGATTAATCCGTCAAAAGCTCCAACAATACTGGCGATCGCTTAATCACTGGTTATTAAATACACCCGAAAGAGCGCTATTAGAAGCTTACGAAGCCGCTCAAGGTATTAAAAGTATTGAAATTCAACATTTTGGTGGCAAAAAGATATCTAGAGAATCAGTAAATTTTACTGAAAATGTGATGTCTTATTGGCAAGGATACCTAAGTAAAAAATTAACTATTATCAAGTTAAGGCTGGCAGAATTTAAACTAAGTCGTGGAATCGTAACTATATCTAATGCCGATTTGTTAGAGAAGTTAAACTTTATTGATGAAGTAATAGAGAAATATAGCATAGCAGATGAACTTATAAGCGATCGCTCAGTACTACCAACTTCTCAACCCTTACAAATTAACCGTAGTGAAGACCAAACAAATATCGATTTACCTATTGATAATCGAGTTGTAGATCCACAATTAAGCCAGAAGAATGGAGCTTTCCCCCGGTCTATTGGCAGAACAATTAATAGAATTACAGCAGATTTATCCCCACAAGCAGAAGAAACATTTCTCAGAGATTATCGGCTTTCTAGATATCGGACAAGAACTGCTCTGAGATTTTTGATACTTCTAGTCATCGTACCACTTTTAACTCAATATTTATCTAAACAATTTCTAGTAAATCCTATAGTAGAAAGAATCAGAGGAGAAAGTACAACTCGAATTTTCATTAATTCTGACATGGAAACAGAAGCTCTCCAGGAATTACATAGTTATGAACAAAAACTAAAATTTGAATATTTACTGCACATAGCACCACCGCTTTCTTCAGAGGAAGTCAAAAAAGAAGTTAAAAACAAAGCAATTGAAATAGCTGAAGAATTCAGGAACAAAAGTAGTAGTTCTATCAGTAACGTTTTTGCTGATTTTTTATCTCTAATTGCTTTTGGTGTCGTAGTTGCTTTGAGTAAAAAAGAAATTGTAATTGTCAAATCTTTTATAGATAATATTGTCTATGGGCTAAGCGATAGTGCCAAAGCTTTTCTAATTATTTTATTCACAGATATATTTGTAGGGTTCCACTCACCACATGGATGGGAGGTTATTCTTGAAGAATTGGCTGGACATTTAGGTCTACCCGCTAGTAGAAACGCAATATATATATTTATTGCTACATTTCCTGTGATATTGAATACTATTTTTAAATACTGGATATTCCGCTATCTGAGTCGCCTATCTCCGTCAGCATTAGCTACATTGAAGGAGATGGACGAATAA
- a CDS encoding serine protease has protein sequence MDWRKLTLVVCVGSLTMALSASAPVVSVATPCTSPDCNTPQSKQIYQQAQVITVKVMSTDFLGSGILLRKQGSVYTVLTNAHVLQAGDAPYRVQTPDGQIHAANLPKGVNFGKNDLALLQFQSNGKIYAVASLGKSPAVGDEVFAVGFPATEEGTQAKGFVLTTGKVLLVLPKPLEGGYQLGYTNNLEKGMSGGPLLNRRGEVVGVNGMQAYPLWDAPSVFQDGIEVDEPLHKTIIRLSWAVPIKTH, from the coding sequence ATGGATTGGCGCAAATTGACACTGGTCGTCTGTGTTGGTAGCTTAACTATGGCACTGTCAGCATCAGCACCAGTTGTCAGTGTTGCTACACCATGCACTAGCCCTGATTGCAATACTCCTCAGTCGAAGCAAATTTATCAACAGGCTCAAGTTATCACTGTCAAAGTGATGTCGACTGATTTTTTAGGCTCAGGAATTTTGCTGCGAAAGCAAGGTTCTGTGTATACAGTATTAACCAATGCTCATGTATTGCAAGCAGGTGACGCTCCATACCGTGTTCAAACACCAGATGGTCAAATTCATGCAGCTAATTTACCTAAAGGCGTGAACTTTGGCAAAAATGATTTAGCTTTATTGCAATTTCAGAGTAATGGCAAGATTTATGCTGTGGCATCTCTCGGTAAATCTCCAGCAGTGGGGGATGAAGTTTTTGCTGTCGGGTTTCCGGCTACGGAAGAGGGAACGCAAGCAAAAGGCTTTGTGTTGACTACAGGTAAAGTATTGCTGGTGCTACCTAAACCTTTAGAGGGTGGCTATCAGTTGGGATACACTAACAATCTCGAAAAAGGCATGAGTGGCGGGCCTTTGTTGAATCGTCGCGGTGAGGTTGTGGGTGTGAACGGGATGCAAGCTTATCCTCTTTGGGATGCTCCCTCTGTGTTTCAAGATGGCATTGAGGTAGATGAACCGTTGCATAAGACGATTATTCGTCTGAGTTGGGCTGTGCCAATCAAAACGCACTAG
- a CDS encoding tetratricopeptide repeat protein, with amino-acid sequence MKFDYAFAPTIIGVSIALTQPQIAVALSSAEVAKLGKAITVLIDNKNDSGTGVIIQRQGNTYTVLTAKHVVEAQTEYEIVTPDGQRYALNYKTVKKLPAVDLAILQFTSNQTYAVAKIGNSDVATEGTTAYVAGFPKTSPAFSNSIYNFTDGRITANASKALRDGYALVYSNNTLPGMSGGPVLNDKGELVGIHGRVDTTENFEISDQNPNIIIKTGFNLGIPINSFLKLSAKAGVYAAVKPPSKSVAAPKADDFYIQAGEKYKNGDFKGAIADYTQAIRLNPNYLNAYFGRGVASYNLGDNKRAIADYNQALKINPNYANAFINRGVSRSALGDKQGAIADYNQALKIDPNYANAYINRGIVRSALRDNKGAIADYNQALKINPNYAKAYYNRARTRSLLRDQQGAIADYNQALRINPNYALAYYGLGYAYAGLGDNKQAITNYNQTLKINPNFAPAYYGRGNARAAFGDSAEAMADYSRALRINPNDAKAYYGRGNARAAFKDNQGAIEDYNQALRINPNFAQAYYGRGIVHSALEDKKKAIADFQKAANLYKAQGNTNYYQKALQLIRKLQ; translated from the coding sequence ATGAAATTTGATTATGCATTCGCACCAACAATCATTGGTGTATCAATCGCCCTTACACAACCACAAATTGCTGTGGCATTATCCTCTGCGGAGGTGGCTAAACTTGGCAAAGCAATCACGGTGCTGATTGATAATAAAAATGATTCCGGGACTGGGGTAATTATTCAGCGACAAGGCAACACCTACACGGTTCTCACTGCTAAGCACGTAGTAGAAGCTCAGACTGAATATGAAATTGTCACCCCAGATGGTCAGCGTTATGCGCTTAATTACAAAACCGTAAAAAAGCTGCCAGCTGTAGACTTAGCTATTTTGCAGTTTACCAGCAATCAAACTTATGCTGTTGCTAAAATCGGCAACTCGGACGTGGCTACAGAAGGTACAACAGCTTATGTAGCTGGTTTCCCAAAGACCAGTCCAGCATTTTCCAACTCAATTTACAATTTCACCGATGGGCGGATTACTGCTAACGCCTCAAAAGCTTTGCGTGATGGCTATGCGTTGGTCTACAGCAATAATACATTACCGGGGATGAGTGGCGGCCCGGTGCTGAATGACAAAGGTGAACTGGTAGGAATTCACGGCAGAGTAGATACCACGGAGAACTTTGAAATCTCGGATCAAAATCCCAACATTATTATCAAAACAGGCTTTAATTTGGGCATTCCCATTAATAGCTTTTTGAAACTCTCAGCTAAAGCTGGGGTATATGCTGCTGTTAAGCCTCCAAGCAAATCTGTAGCAGCACCGAAAGCTGATGACTTCTACATTCAGGCTGGGGAAAAGTATAAAAATGGTGATTTTAAAGGAGCAATAGCTGATTACACCCAGGCGATTCGCCTTAATCCTAACTATCTTAATGCTTACTTCGGGCGGGGAGTAGCCAGCTATAACTTGGGAGATAACAAAAGGGCGATCGCAGATTACAACCAAGCCCTTAAAATTAATCCTAACTATGCCAATGCTTTCATCAACAGGGGAGTATCTCGCTCTGCCTTGGGAGATAAGCAGGGGGCAATAGCAGATTACAATCAAGCGCTGAAAATTGATCCCAACTATGCCAATGCTTACATCAATCGAGGAATAGTCCGCTCTGCCTTGAGAGATAACAAGGGAGCAATAGCAGATTACAACCAAGCCCTTAAAATTAATCCCAACTATGCCAAGGCTTACTACAATCGGGCGCGTACTCGCTCTCTCTTAAGAGACCAGCAGGGGGCAATTGCAGATTACAACCAAGCTCTGCGAATTAATCCTAACTATGCCTTAGCTTACTACGGTCTGGGGTATGCCTACGCTGGCCTGGGAGACAACAAGCAGGCAATAACAAATTACAATCAAACCCTTAAAATTAATCCTAACTTTGCCCCAGCCTACTATGGACGGGGAAATGCCCGCGCTGCCTTCGGAGACAGCGCGGAGGCAATGGCAGATTACAGCCGAGCTTTACGGATTAATCCTAACGATGCCAAGGCTTACTATGGACGGGGGAATGCCCGCGCTGCCTTCAAAGACAACCAAGGGGCAATTGAAGATTACAACCAAGCTTTACGAATTAATCCCAACTTTGCCCAAGCCTACTATGGCCGGGGTATTGTTCACTCTGCTTTGGAAGATAAGAAAAAAGCGATCGCGGATTTCCAGAAAGCTGCTAATCTCTACAAAGCACAAGGAAACACAAATTATTACCAAAAAGCATTGCAATTAATTAGAAAGCTTCAATAA
- a CDS encoding carbonic anhydrase → MPIKRIIAGLNEFHDNYFMAHRDLFEHLSHGQNPEVLFITCSDSRIDPFLITQSQPGDLFVIRNVGNIVPPYGTLNNGEGAGIEYAIQALGIKDIVVCGHSHCGAMKGLLQIGNLAQQMPLVYDWLKHYAEPTRRLVLDNYKDYPPDKLLKIAIEQNVLTQIENLETHPIIRSKLHSGQLTLHAWRYEIESGEVFAYDADTGQFKPMENRALPIPTRLIGVHSE, encoded by the coding sequence GTGCCAATTAAACGAATAATTGCTGGGCTGAATGAGTTTCATGACAACTATTTCATGGCACATCGAGATTTGTTTGAACACTTGTCTCATGGCCAGAATCCCGAAGTATTATTTATAACTTGTTCTGACTCACGGATTGACCCATTTTTAATAACTCAAAGTCAGCCTGGTGATTTGTTTGTTATTCGCAATGTAGGTAACATCGTACCACCATATGGAACACTCAATAACGGCGAAGGTGCAGGTATAGAATATGCAATTCAGGCTTTAGGCATTAAAGATATTGTTGTCTGCGGCCATTCTCATTGTGGAGCGATGAAAGGATTATTACAGATAGGTAATCTTGCTCAGCAGATGCCTTTAGTTTATGACTGGTTGAAGCATTATGCCGAGCCTACCCGCCGCCTAGTCTTGGACAACTACAAAGATTATCCTCCCGATAAACTTTTAAAAATTGCAATTGAGCAGAATGTCTTGACGCAGATAGAAAACCTAGAGACTCACCCGATTATTCGCTCTAAACTCCATAGTGGTCAACTCACCCTTCACGCTTGGAGGTATGAAATTGAAAGTGGGGAAGTCTTCGCTTATGACGCCGACACAGGACAATTTAAACCTATGGAAAATCGGGCGTTACCTATACCTACCCGTCTAATCGGTGTACACTCAGAATAA
- a CDS encoding AAA-like domain-containing protein translates to MLAKILVVDDETDLELLLRQKFRKQIREKQFELFFARNGLEALEKLQVEPHIDVVLTDIYMPEMDGLTLVTKLTELYPIIKTVIISAYGDIENIRTAMNLGAFDFLTKPINFQDLEITTYKSLQYVQRMKAAREKELLAQQAKTELLIRLQQEVAVRQQAEQALRESEAKLAQFLEALPVGIFVVDSNGQAYYANQTAKQILGKEIVSEVTPALMSEIYQVYLAMNNQLYPTEQLPILQALKGKSITIDNMEIRQGDKKIPVEVSATPIFNDKGEIIYAIAAFQDITQRKRSEAERIRLILELGVKNFALQEAKDALAKSNLNLEQKVKERTQELSQTLEILKATQAELVFENALLRSAEQPVTFDYQVGGSLPMDAATYVVRSADRYLYKALKRGEFCYILNTRQMGKSSLMVRMIHHLQQEGFSCAAIDITRLGSENITPAQWYKGLIVELWLSFDLPDKVNLKNWWNEQKDLSPIQCLSRFIEDILLVEVKSENIFIFLDEIDSVLALKFSVNDFFALIRFCYNQRSINPKYQRLSFALFGVATPSDLITDYQRTPFNIGQSIQLNGFQLHEAQPLLQGLTEKVGNPQVILNEVLAWTGGQPFLTQKICKLIRNSSSPITINTEAEWIENLVRTNVIESWESQDEPEHLKTIRDRILNSTQLPVFLLDLYQKILAQGKVISIDSLEEKELLLSGLVVKQQGYLKVHNRIYELIFDNNWINLHI, encoded by the coding sequence ATGCTAGCTAAAATACTGGTTGTTGATGATGAGACTGACTTAGAACTTTTGCTAAGGCAAAAATTTAGAAAACAAATTCGGGAAAAGCAATTTGAGTTATTTTTTGCCCGTAATGGTTTAGAAGCATTAGAAAAACTGCAAGTAGAACCGCATATAGATGTAGTGTTAACCGATATCTATATGCCGGAAATGGATGGGTTAACTTTGGTTACTAAGCTCACTGAATTGTATCCCATCATTAAGACAGTAATTATTTCTGCCTATGGCGATATTGAGAATATTAGAACGGCAATGAATCTTGGTGCATTTGACTTCCTGACTAAACCGATCAATTTTCAGGATTTAGAGATTACTACTTATAAAAGTCTGCAATATGTGCAGCGGATGAAAGCGGCTAGGGAAAAAGAATTATTAGCACAGCAAGCTAAAACAGAGTTATTAATTCGCCTGCAACAAGAGGTTGCAGTCCGCCAACAGGCAGAGCAAGCATTGCGTGAAAGCGAGGCTAAACTGGCTCAATTTTTGGAAGCTTTGCCAGTAGGTATTTTCGTAGTTGATAGCAATGGTCAAGCCTACTACGCTAACCAAACAGCTAAGCAAATATTGGGCAAGGAAATTGTTAGCGAAGTTACACCAGCTCTAATGTCTGAGATTTATCAAGTCTATCTGGCAATGAATAATCAGCTATATCCTACGGAACAACTGCCGATTTTGCAAGCATTGAAAGGCAAGAGTATAACTATTGATAATATGGAAATTCGCCAAGGAGACAAGAAGATTCCCGTAGAAGTTTCAGCTACTCCGATTTTTAATGACAAAGGTGAAATTATCTATGCGATCGCTGCCTTTCAAGATATCACACAACGCAAACGTTCAGAAGCCGAGCGGATTCGATTAATACTAGAACTAGGAGTCAAGAATTTTGCTTTACAAGAGGCTAAAGACGCATTAGCTAAATCAAACCTGAATTTAGAGCAAAAAGTTAAAGAACGCACTCAAGAACTGTCACAAACCCTAGAAATTCTCAAAGCTACGCAAGCTGAACTAGTATTTGAAAACGCACTTCTCAGAAGTGCAGAACAGCCTGTCACCTTTGATTATCAAGTTGGGGGAAGTTTGCCTATGGATGCTGCTACTTATGTGGTGCGCTCCGCAGACCGTTATCTTTATAAAGCTTTAAAACGTGGTGAGTTTTGTTACATCCTCAATACAAGGCAGATGGGCAAATCCAGCTTGATGGTACGCATGATACACCATCTTCAGCAAGAGGGATTTAGCTGTGCAGCAATTGATATCACTCGTTTAGGTAGCGAAAACATCACACCTGCTCAATGGTACAAGGGATTAATAGTTGAGTTGTGGCTGAGTTTTGACTTGCCAGACAAAGTAAATCTGAAAAATTGGTGGAATGAGCAAAAAGATTTATCTCCTATTCAGTGCTTAAGTCGATTTATCGAAGATATTTTACTAGTTGAAGTTAAAAGCGAAAATATTTTTATTTTTCTGGATGAAATAGATAGTGTTTTAGCATTAAAGTTTTCTGTTAATGATTTTTTTGCGCTGATTCGTTTCTGCTATAATCAGCGCAGCATTAATCCGAAATATCAACGTTTAAGCTTTGCTCTCTTTGGCGTGGCCACACCCTCAGATTTGATTACTGACTATCAGAGAACGCCTTTTAACATTGGTCAGTCAATTCAATTAAATGGCTTTCAATTGCATGAAGCTCAACCTTTACTACAAGGATTAACAGAAAAAGTTGGTAATCCTCAAGTAATACTCAACGAAGTTTTAGCTTGGACAGGTGGTCAACCTTTTCTTACCCAAAAAATTTGTAAGCTCATCCGTAATTCTTCATCTCCTATTACTATCAACACTGAAGCAGAATGGATTGAGAATTTAGTGCGAACGAATGTGATCGAAAGCTGGGAATCTCAAGATGAACCGGAGCATTTAAAAACTATTCGCGATCGCATTCTCAATAGTACTCAGTTACCTGTCTTTTTACTAGACCTCTATCAAAAAATTTTAGCTCAAGGCAAAGTCATTTCAATTGACAGTTTAGAAGAAAAAGAATTGCTCCTATCTGGTTTAGTGGTTAAGCAGCAAGGTTATCTGAAAGTACATAATCGAATTTATGAATTAATTTTTGATAATAATTGGATTAATCTGCATATCTAA
- a CDS encoding LysR family transcriptional regulator yields MKIFQLRAVVAVAERGNFSEAALELQLSQPAISHAIATLEEELGVPLFARGRHGAVLTPAGERILYHARQAMQHLEMMQREANLHKGLHGGHVRIAAFRSVATHLLPKAIAKFHDQFPEVAVTIIERLSYIDVEQSLREGRADIGVTYLPTDNEFETWEILRDEYVALLPPKAKISSPQITWENIAAYSPVLLACLPCGRPIHNHIKNVAPFMNTVGDIQEDSTVVSMVNQGLKAAILPRLAAVPIPQGVQVYSLPIPLERVMGVAILCNALQVPAVFTFLEMLRKFDFDSLAKSTY; encoded by the coding sequence ATGAAAATTTTCCAACTTCGCGCCGTAGTTGCAGTAGCAGAGCGTGGTAACTTCAGTGAGGCAGCTTTAGAATTGCAGCTTTCTCAGCCAGCGATTAGTCATGCCATTGCTACTTTAGAAGAAGAACTAGGTGTGCCTTTATTTGCTAGAGGTCGTCATGGTGCTGTGCTAACACCTGCTGGAGAGCGTATCTTATATCATGCGCGGCAGGCAATGCAACATCTAGAGATGATGCAACGAGAAGCAAACTTGCATAAAGGTTTACACGGTGGCCATGTACGAATTGCGGCTTTTCGCAGCGTTGCTACCCATTTACTACCAAAAGCGATTGCAAAATTTCACGATCAATTCCCAGAAGTTGCTGTAACAATCATAGAACGCCTTTCTTATATTGATGTAGAACAATCTTTGCGTGAGGGACGTGCTGATATTGGCGTTACTTATTTACCGACTGACAATGAATTTGAAACATGGGAAATTCTTCGGGATGAGTATGTTGCTTTACTACCACCAAAAGCCAAAATTAGTAGTCCCCAAATTACTTGGGAAAATATAGCTGCATATTCACCAGTATTACTTGCTTGCTTACCCTGTGGACGACCTATACACAACCACATCAAAAATGTAGCACCCTTTATGAATACAGTTGGCGATATTCAAGAAGATTCAACTGTAGTCAGCATGGTCAATCAAGGCTTAAAAGCAGCTATTCTCCCTCGTCTAGCAGCTGTACCAATTCCTCAAGGTGTGCAAGTCTATAGTTTACCAATCCCATTAGAGAGAGTAATGGGTGTTGCAATTCTATGTAATGCCCTTCAAGTACCTGCCGTATTCACATTTCTGGAGATGCTGAGAAAATTTGATTTTGATAGTTTGGCTAAATCTACTTATTAA